TTTGCCAAGGCAGCATATACTTTCTCCATCGTAATCGGAAGCTCGAAAAACCTGCAGCCGATCGCGTCGCTTACGGCGTTGGCCACGGCTGGCGCCGAAGGTACCAGGGCGGTTTCACCAACCCCCTTAACTCCGAGGGGGTGAGTGGGGTCGTTTGTTTCCACAAGGATAGTTTGCATCTCCGGGACGTCCAGAGCAGTGGGCAACATGTACTCGTGGAAGCTCTTGTTGATCTGCCTACCAGATTGGTCGTATTTTATCTCCTCGGCCAGCGCATAGCCTATGCCCTGCGCCAAACCGCCCTCCAATTGTCCTTCAACAATCTGCGGGTTTATCGCTCTTCCCACATCGTGTGCGGCCACCATTTTGACCACCCTGACCTGCCCCGTGTCCACGTCCACCTCCACCTCGGCAAAATGCGCTTCCCAGGGCGGAGCGTTCTGCCCACCGGCATTTCCTACGCCTGTAAAGTTAATTCCTGCCATAAGGTGGGCGTGTTCGGCAATTTTATCCAGGGTCATTTGCCTGGATGGCTCATTGCGCACGTATACAATCCCGTCTTCGATATCCAGGTCCTCCGGCGCTGCCTCCAAAAGCTTTGCGGCGTAATCCAAAACCTTGTTCCTGGCCTCCTGCGCCGCCTTAACAGCCGCCATGCCCGTTACGTAGCAAGCCCGGCTGCCGTGCACGCCAACGTCGTAAGGGGTGGCTTCGGCGTCTCCCAACGTCACCCCGACCCTTTCCACCGGGACACCCATAACATCTGCCACCATTTGAGCGAGCGTCGTCTTTATGCCCGTTCCCATTTCCATGGATCCGGCGGCGACGTGAACAGAACCGTCCTGCTCGACAGTGACCCGGGCGTTCGAGTAGTCGGCGATGAAAGGCCAAACGCCTGAAACATGTGAACCTATAGCAGCACCTATGCCTCTCTTGCGGTGGCTGGAGTTGTCAAACTTGCCCCGTCGCTCCCAGCCGATGGCCGCGGCACCGCGCTTAAGGCATTCTTCCAGGCCGGAGGTCGTGCAGGGATACGGCAGGATCCACTGGTCACCGGGCCTGGTAATGTTTTTAAGCCTAAATTCCAAGGGATCCATTCCCAGCTCCCGGGCAATTATGTCAACCTGGGATTCCACAGCGAACGTTACCTGGGGATTCCCGAAACCTCGCATAGCCCCGGCGATAGTGGTATTCGTATATACCGCGTAACCCTCATAAAGCTGATTGGGACAACGGTAAAGGGAAAGCCCTATTACCCCGACACCGGCTACGGCGTCACTCCAGCTGGCATATGCCCCGCCGTTTAAGACGCATGTAACCTGCCTTGCCGTAAAAGATCCATCCTTTTTGACACCCGTTTTCACGGTGATGTACCCGGCGTGCCTGGTGTCGGAGGCGATGAAATCCTCTTCCCGGCTGTAAACCACCTTCACCGGCTTTCCTGCTTTTAGCGCCAGAGCCACCGCAATCGGCTCCGCTTTTCCGGAAAAGCCCGCCTTTGCACCAAACGCCCCGCCTGCATAAAGAGATTTAACGCGGACCTTGCTTACAGGGAGCCCGAAAATCTCCGCCAACGTCATCCTTACCTCGTGAGGCGATTGCGACCCGGTCCAAACGGTCACCCCGCCGGCCCCCGGCTCGGCCACAGCATCCATGGTTTCAAGCTGAGCGTGCTTTACTACCGGCAACTTAAAGGTATGCTCAAAGACATAGTCAGCCTCGGCGAACCCTTTTTCCACGTCACCCACGGGGATGCGCAGTCTTCCTCCGATAATGTTTTTGCCTTCCGGACACTGGTCGTGAATGCTGGGAGCGGCCGGCTGCAATGCCTCCAGGGGGTCGTAAACGGCTGGCAACTGCTTGTATTTCACCTTAATGAGCCTCAACGCCTTTGCCGCGATTTCCTCGCTTTCAGCCGCTACCGCGGCAACCTCGTCCCCCACATACCGGACCCTCGTGTCAAAGATATACTCGTCCTTGATGGGCACCGCCGGAGGCAGTACGA
This portion of the Clostridia bacterium genome encodes:
- a CDS encoding molybdopterin-dependent oxidoreductase, with amino-acid sequence MKNSVVGKRIPRLDALEKVTGAAVYTADVRLPGMLYGKVLRSPYPHAEIVDIDTSEAEKLPGVKAVVCFKNTPRVRFRRAASLVLPPAVPIKDEYIFDTRVRYVGDEVAAVAAESEEIAAKALRLIKVKYKQLPAVYDPLEALQPAAPSIHDQCPEGKNIIGGRLRIPVGDVEKGFAEADYVFEHTFKLPVVKHAQLETMDAVAEPGAGGVTVWTGSQSPHEVRMTLAEIFGLPVSKVRVKSLYAGGAFGAKAGFSGKAEPIAVALALKAGKPVKVVYSREEDFIASDTRHAGYITVKTGVKKDGSFTARQVTCVLNGGAYASWSDAVAGVGVIGLSLYRCPNQLYEGYAVYTNTTIAGAMRGFGNPQVTFAVESQVDIIARELGMDPLEFRLKNITRPGDQWILPYPCTTSGLEECLKRGAAAIGWERRGKFDNSSHRKRGIGAAIGSHVSGVWPFIADYSNARVTVEQDGSVHVAAGSMEMGTGIKTTLAQMVADVMGVPVERVGVTLGDAEATPYDVGVHGSRACYVTGMAAVKAAQEARNKVLDYAAKLLEAAPEDLDIEDGIVYVRNEPSRQMTLDKIAEHAHLMAGINFTGVGNAGGQNAPPWEAHFAEVEVDVDTGQVRVVKMVAAHDVGRAINPQIVEGQLEGGLAQGIGYALAEEIKYDQSGRQINKSFHEYMLPTALDVPEMQTILVETNDPTHPLGVKGVGETALVPSAPAVANAVSDAIGCRFFELPITMEKVYAALAKEREKNC